In Gossypium arboreum isolate Shixiya-1 chromosome 6, ASM2569848v2, whole genome shotgun sequence, the following are encoded in one genomic region:
- the LOC108484335 gene encoding protein NRT1/ PTR FAMILY 6.2-like, which yields MEGKMSWTVADEVDYKGFPADRSKTGGWMPAALILGIEICERLSTMGIAVNLVTYLGGTLHLPSSTSANVVTDFMGTSFLLCLLGGFLADTFLGRYKTIAIFSIIQTLGTGTLALATKLPQLRPPPCHGSHTCKQANGFQMGILYIALYLIALGTGGLKSSVSGFGTDQFDEKDEKEKAQMAYFFNRFFFFISTGTLMAVTVLVYIQDEVGRSWAYGICSVSMFVAVLIFLSGTKRYRYKKSLGSPIVQIFQVIVAAINKRKMELPYNVELLYEDTPETSRIHHTDRFRFLDKAAIVGEGDLERNVGPAAAPNPWKLCPVTRVEEVKMMVALLPIWATTILFWTTYAQMMTFSVEQASTMERSVGGFQIPAGSLTVFFVAAILITLAVYDRLIMPLWKKWKGKPGFSSLQRIALGLALSTMGMASAAIAEVKRLEVARATGASATTETLPVTVFILIPQFFLVGAGEAFIYTGQLDFFITQSPKGMKTMSTGLFLTTLSLGFFVSSLLVSVVKSVTGGSNGGQGWLADNINHGRLDCFYGLLAVLGVINFALYIVSAVWFRPRKSKPAALQMDTIVNGSSTAENKC from the exons ATG GAAGGGAAGATGAGTTGGACGGTGGCGGATGAGGTGGACTACAAGGGTTTCCCGGCTGACAGATCCAAAACTGGTGGTTGGATGCCAGCTGCACTCATTCTAG GGATTGAGATCTGTGAGAGGTTGTCAACAATGGGGATTGCAGTTAACCTTGTGACATACTTGGGAGGAACACTGCATTTGCCAAGTTCAACTTCAGCCAACGTAGTCACAGATTTCATGGGCACATCTTTTCTCTTGTGTTTGCTTGGTGGCTTTCTTGCTGATACATTCCTCGGCAGATACAAGACAATTGCCATATTTTCTATCATACAAACACTT GGGACTGGCACATTAGCATTGGCTACAAAGCTGCCACAGCTTCGCCCACCACCATGCCATGGATCCCATACATGCAAACAAGCCAATGGATTTCAGATGGGGATTTTATACATCGCTCTATATCTCATTGCACTAGGCACAGGTGGCCTGAAATCCAGTGTCTCAGGATTTGGAACTGATCAGTTCGATGAAAAAGATGAAAAGGAGAAAGCCCAAATGGCTTATTTTTTCAACAGGTTCTTCTTTTTCATCAGTACTGGAACCTTGATGGCGGTCACAGTGCTTGTTTACATACAAGATGAAGTTGGTCGAAGCTGGGCTTATGGGATCTGCTCAGTCTCCATGTTTGTAGCCGTTTTGATATTTTTATCAGGGACCAAAAGATACAGATACAAGAAAAGCTTGGGAAGTCCAATAGTTCAGATTTTCCAAGTTATTGTAGCCGCAATAAATAAGAGGAAGATGGAACTACCTTACAATGTCGAACTATTATACGAAGATACTCCTGAAACTTCAAGAATTCATCATACAGATCGGTTTCG GTTCTTGGACAAGGCCGCCATTGTTGGGGAAGGTGATCTTGAGAGAAACGTTGGGCCTGCTGCTGCTCCAAATCCTTGGAAACTTTGCCCAGTCACAAGGGTCGAGGAAGTGAAAATGATGGTGGCGCTTCTCCCAATATGGGCCACAACCATCTTATTTTGGACCACTTACGCACAAATGATGACCTTTTCAGTGGAGCAAGCCTCCACCATGGAAAGATCAGTTGGAGGTTTCCAGATTCCTGCAGGTTCCCTCACTGTCTTCTTTGTGGCAGCTATATTGATCACTCTGGCTGTTTATGACCGTCTCATTATGCCATTATggaagaaatggaaaggaaaaccAG GTTTCAGCAGCCTGCAGAGAATTGCCTTAGGCTTAGCACTATCAACTATGGGAATGGCATCTGCCGCAATAGCCGAGGTGAAAAGACTGGAAGTGGCTCGAGCCACGGGTGCAAGTGCAACGACTGAAACCCTGCCTGTAACAGTGTTCATATTGATCCCACAGTTCTTCCTAGTGGGTGCCGGTGAGGCTTTCATTTACACAGGCCAGCTTGATTTCTTCATCACTCAATCTCCCAAAGGAATGAAAACCATGAGCACTGGTTTGTTCCTCACAACACTGTCTCTGGGTTTCTTCGTCAGCAGTCTGCTGGTATCAGTGGTGAAAAGCGTGACGGGAGGCAGCAATGGTGGACAAGGATGGCTGGCTGATAACATAAACCACGGGAGACTTGACTGCTTCTATGGACTTTTAGCCGTTTTGGGGGTCATAAATTTTGCTCTATATATTGTTTCAGCAGTATGGTTCAGGCCCAGGAAATCCAAACCAGCTGCTCTACAAATGGACACCATTGTTAATGGCTCCTCTACTGCTGAGAATAAGTGCTAA